A stretch of DNA from Candidatus Neomarinimicrobiota bacterium:
TGGGGTAAAGATCCTGAAATCCTGCTTTTTTTCTTGAAAATGGGTTGGAACCTTGTTTGAAATTTTCGCAAGGTCAGTTGCCTCAGAAAAAGGAGCTACTTCTGAGGAGAGATAGTAAATTTTTGTTGGCATAGAATTCTTTTTTTTATAACCTATTTATCTGGAGGCGAGGATTTGCTTGACTTTTTCCCGGTAGGAACTCTCAGGGAACATATCCAGAAGCCGTTCTAATTCATTGTAACCGCGGGCTTTATCGCCGCTATTGAGGTAGGAATATCCAATCTTTAATTGTGCATCCTCGGCTTTGTTGGAATCATTAAATTGCATCACTTTTCTAAATGCTTCTATAGCCTTTGAGTACTCATCTAAAGCGTAATAGGATTCTCCAATCCAATACTGAGCATTGTCAGCATAGTCATTCTGCGAATCATTACTAATCAACATCTCAAAAGCATCAATGGCACCCATGAAGTCGCCATTTTGATACGAGCTTAATGCATCGATATAGTGTTGTTTATACGTCTCATAATCCATCTTTGCCCTAGCTGGGGACTGTTGTACTGGTGTCTGAGTCATTGGTGTTCGGACAATATTTGGTGTGGTAGATGGCATGGCCATTAGCTCATTAAACGAATTGGTAAGCGAGATTATTTTATTCTCCAGGAATACCAACTGGGATAGAATATCATAGTTGGAGCTATCCTGTACCTTTGCATTTAATTCTAAGGTTGATAATTGATCATCAGAACTCATCATGTGATCGGCAACATTGAGTTGAAATTCGGAGAAAGAGGAATCCAAGAGTGAAAATTGACTTACGATATTCAGTAAATTTTCTTCAAGGACGGCCATTTTTTCAGGATCCATAATTGCATAAATACTATCAACTTGAAATTGAGTATTTTGAATTGATGTGCCTAATCCGGCAATCGACTCTCTAATACCTGCCTGTTCAGCTTGTAAGCCTGAAATTTGCTCATCACTTGTTTGCCGTGATTCACTAGAAACAGAATCAACTCGGCTTCGTTCACTAGCCAATTTTGCATCAACCTCTGAAGTAAGTTCATCGATTGAACGTTTAGACTCAGCATTGAGCTTATATAAATTTTCAAGACTGATGTGGTTCTCATTGTATGTTTCGCGCATGGCTTTGACTTCTTGTGAGAACTCTTTCAACCGGGCATCAAGAACCACCAGAGTGCTATCTGTACCCTGAGTATCCTGTTTTACTTCACTAAGTTCCTGCTGCAGTTCTTTAGAACCACCACAACCAATGATTAGTGCTAGTATCAAAATAAGAGCGAACGTTCTTTTGTACATTGCTTAAGCCACTTTCTGCTGGGAGTTAAGACAAGAAATCATACGGGCGTCAATTTAACCTCACCACAGGTAGTCGCAACGCTAAATGTAGTGGTCTCAGGGGGCTGGAGACACTACCCAACCGCTCGTCTTACTGAGGACATATTTACTGAGAGACCTGCCAATATCATTGAAGTGACCATAAATGACCCGCCATAGCTAATGAAGGGCAAGGGGATACCGGTTACAGGCATGATACCTACGATCATCCCCAGATTGACAAATACATGAAATGTATAAATGGATGCAATTCCAATGAGAATGACGCTATCAAACCGAAATTTGCTGTTATAGGCCTGGGTGATAAGTTTAGCAATTAGCAAATAGAAGAGTGTGATCACCACCAGGACACCAACAAACCCAAACTCCTCTCCTATCACGGTCATGATAAAATCTGTATGTTGCTCTGGAAGGAACTTTAAGTGGGTTTGTGTGCCTTCTCCCAGTCCTTTTCCAAAGGGGCCGCCTGATCCAAATGCTGTTAATGATTGAGATACCTGATATCCAGCCCCAAGTGGATCGGAATCAGAATCAATCATGGATAGAATTCGTTGTTGTTGATAAGGTTTTAACAATGCCCAGAGCAAATTCGTTATCCCACCTAATCCAACATTGATAAAGAAATTTAGAATTTTTGTCCAAAACGGGAGGTGGTTGAAGTACAAAACCACAATGATAATCCCCATCCAGAGGAAAAAGGTTAATGTCTGAAATGCTGCCAACATGGAAAGGATTGGTGCCAGGAGGAGAAAGAAATGGAGTGGCTTTATACCCGCCCAAAATATTATCACAATCAATATTCCAAAATACACCAACGCGGTTCCAAGATCTGGTTGGACCAGGACTAAAATTGTTGGCCCCAAAGCCATGGCTACGGGTGTCATCAATTCCTTGACGGTTGAGAGTCTCCTTTTATGATCGGCAAAGTATTTAGCAAGCGCCAATAGGAGCAATATTTTCATGAACTCAGATGGTTGGAATCCAATATTACCAAGAGTGATCCATCTGCTGACCTCATTGCCACTTTTTGTCATGATCGGAATAAGTAGAAGGACAATTCCAACCCCATAAGCAGGATAGGTCAAATTATGAATCAACTTTCGCGGTAAGAAGAAGGCCGTTAGAAATAAACCTAATCCAACAACTGTCCATATGCTTTGTCGAAAAAAGTATTCAGCACCGGATTCATGCTGTACCTCAATACTATAGATGGCCAGTAATCCACTTGCTGAAAGGAGAATGACTAATATGAGTGTGCTCCACTCAAGTTCTTTAAATCTTAGGAGGACATAGCTTCTGATATTCATGAGGGTCTTTTCGCAATGGTTCTTAAAACCTTACCAATAAGTGGCGCAGCTTTTCCACCACCACCACCACCGTTTTCTAAGAGAACTGCCCAGGAATATGGATAGCGCTCATCCAGACTAAAGCCAATAAACCAGGCATGATCTTCACCATGAGGATTCTGGGCCGTTCCAGTTTTGCCATAGATATCCCAATCTTTTTGGCGTGCGGCTTTGGCAGTTCCTTTTTTTCCGTTTACCACATCCCACATGGCCTGCTGAACAAAATCCCAGGAATCTTTTGAAGCACTGACCCTGTTTTTTGAGGGTGAATTAATCTCTTTAATCAAAGTTCCATTTTTTGACACGATCTTATTTACAAAATGGGGTTGGAATTGAGTGCCTCTTTGGGCAAGCATTCCAGCGAATTGGGCCAGTTGCAAGGGGGTGACCAGAACATCACCTTGTCCGACAACGATATTCAACAGGTTTCCCCTGGTCCAGTTATTCACACCGTATTTACGATTCATATATTTTGTATCTGGAACAAGACCTTTATTTTCACCTGGGATATCAATTTTGGCACGCTGTCCAAATCCAAATTCACGGGCAATAAGGGCCCAGTCTTCAATTCCAATATCTTGTATCAGATTGTAAAAATATACATTGCAGGATTGTTGGATGGCATCATGCAGGTTCATTTTGCCATGTCCTCCTTTTTTCCAACATCCAAAGGAACGATTTCCCAGGCGATATGACCCATGACAAACATAGGTTCTCTCTTTTGCATTGGAATGGTTTTCCAGTGAATAGAGAGCTGCCAGAGGTTTGAGAGTGGAGCCCGCTGGATAAAGGCCCTGTATCCCTCTGTCATACAACGGTTTGCGAGGATCCTGCATTAAGGCATCCCAATCTTTTGAGGAAATTCTTCCTGAGAGCATCTCAAGATCGTAGCCAGGGCGACTGGCATAGGCGAGAATCTCACCTGTTTTATGGTTTAGCATGACCACTGACCCAGAGGAATCGGCCAGAGCTTTTTCTACGGCCGCCTGGATGTAGGAATCGATGCTCAATATGAGATCATGACCCGGAATTGGATTGATAGGTGCACGGTCTGGTACTTCACCAATTTCCTGACCAAGTGCATTTACTTCTATATATCTAAATCCCCTGCGACCATGTAATTCTGATTCATAAAATTTTTCCATACCCTTCCACCCCACCTGATCTCCAGGCTGGTAGTCAGAATCCTTTTTGAAGCGATTCAAATCATCCCTGTTAATCTCCCGTGTATACCCCAGGGCATGCGACAAGTCTAAACCAGAGACGTAATTTCGGATGGGCTCAATGCTGTAAGTCACACCAATAAGCTCGAGTCGATGCTCCTGCAAGTGGGATATCTTCTCAAAAGGCACCCTGCTAAAGACTTTGGCTGGAGCAAAAGAGCCACGCCGATTTTTTACAATACGACGATTAATCTCTTCAACAGATACACCCATAACGCTTGATAGACGTTCCAGCGATTCAGGTTTATCCTTTACTTCAATGGGTATTACAGAGATTGTATAGCTTGGGGCATTGTCTACAATGAGGTTTCCTTCTCTATCATATATCACTCCCCGGGATGCTAAAACGGGAACAGCACGAATGTGATTTGCAGTTGCCTTCTCAGCGTATTTTTCGTGAAATACGATCATCAAGTAGTAATAACGACCGATAAGTATAATAAAAAGGAGTGCTAGAAGACCGTGGACAAGAAGTGATCTCCAGCCCTCTACGATGTTCCTGCCCTGGAGCATTATTCTGCTCCGACTTTTAGAACGATAAAGCTCCCGCTCAGTAGAGCTAGTGTATAGAGTGTCTTGGGAAGAAGCACCAGAAAGACAATATTCCCAGTAGAAAACTGTGAGTCCTGGAGAGAGATCATGACAGTAAGAAGAAAAAAGACAAGCAGGAAGCCAGTATAGAGAAGATACTGAACCATGACTGGTATTCTGACAATTCTGCCATGAAAGATTCCAGATAGATATCCCACTGTAGAAAGCGCCAGAGCTGTAATGCCCATCATGTCGGTGCTAGCCAGGGCATCGATGATGAACCCTAAAAAGAATCCCAGCCATATGGCATGCAGTTGACTGTTGGTTAATCCAATGTAGATGATAAAGATGACCAGGAAACTTGGGGTTAAGCCATAAAGGCTGAATATATCACCCAACATCCATTGAAATATGAGTACAAGCAGACCCAGGATACTATTTTTAATGATACCAAACATATTATTTCAGGATAAATACTTCTTCAATACGATTAAAGTCGGCGGCCAGATCAACACGAACGGATTTTACATAATCTTCCACAACAGGTGAAATTGTTGACACCCAGCCAACAAAAATATGCTCTGGAAAGATATCACTGAAACCTGAGGTTACGACAGAGTCGCCGGCAATTACTTCAGCATTTTTAGGCACATCTTGAATCACATAGCCAGTTTTCAAGGAATAGCTAAGGATACCCACATCCCTGGAACGCATTTCCCGAACCGACACGCGGAAATTTTTATCACTCACCAATTGAACAAGGGCGGTGTTTGCTGATATTGCCACAACCTTTCCCACTAATTGTGCCTGGGCATCCACAACACCAGAAAGCAGTGTAACTCCGTCCTCAGAACCTTGATCAACGGTTAGGCTGTTCATGGTATGGCTCCCCACATCGGATAGCACATTGGCTGGAATAACATTAAATTTCCTATCCCCCTTGAATCCCAGCATACTCCGGAGCCGTTGATTTTCCTTCAGAAGGGTTCTGGATTTGTTCAGGTCGATCTGAGCTTTGATGTGACGCTGTTGAAGTTCGCGGTAGTCCTTTTCAATTGTAAAAATGGTTTTAACCCATTGAATAGGCACATACAGATAGGCAGATGCCTCTAGAACAAGACCGCGTGTGCGACTCATGGCTGCTGTACCGCTGGATGCTATTATTAGAAGAGATAGAGCTATTGCTGCTATGAGGTTTACCAGAGGTTTATATCGAGAAATCGAAGGTGCTTGTGTTGCCAAGATTTAACCTATAAAGCGGGTAAATGACTCAATAAAGAACATCCTCGTAGCGTTCAATACTATCCAAGACTTTGCCAGTGCCCTGAACAATGGAAAGCAGGGGATATTCTGCAACGTTTACGGGAAGATCTACTTCCAGACGCATTCTTTTGTCAAAGCCCTGGAGCAGGGCTCCACCGCCTGTGAGAATGATACCTCGGTCCAATAGATCCGAACTCAGTTCTGGTGGTGTGCGCTCGAGGCACATTTTGACTGCATCCACAATGAGATCAATGGTATCTCGAAGCGCGTCTCTGATTTCAGAGGATGAAACCTCGATGGTTTTTGGTATTCCAGCAATCATGTTACGGCCTTTAACCGAGAGCTTGTAATCGGTACCCTGTAGTGCAGAACCAACATTCATTTTTATGCTTTCAGCCGTTCTTTCTCCGATGAGCAGATTGTGATCGCGTTTGAAGTGTTGAATAATGGCTTCGTCCATCTCATCACCGGCTACCCTGAGTGATTCTTTGGTCACAATGCCGTTTAGAGCAATAATAGCGATCTCGGTTGTTCCGCCACCAATATCCACAATCATGTTGCCAACAGGTTCGCTGATATCAATTCCGATACCAATGGCAGCAGCCACAGGTTCTTCAATGAGAAATACTTCGCGGGCATTGCGGCGTTCTGCAGATTCTTTGACTGCTCTTTTTTCAACTTCAGTGATACCTGAAGGAACGCAGATGATCATGCGAGGACGTGCCAATTTTGAGATGGGTAGCTTGTTCAGGAAACCCTGGAGCATGCTATCAGCCATCTCAAAGTCAGCAATAACACCATCCCGCAATGGGCGGATGGTTTCAATCTCCTGATGAACTTTGCCAACCATACGCTTGGCTTCATTCCCTACTGCTATGACTTTGCCGGAAGATTTAGATTTTGCAACAATAGACGGTTCGTTTAAAACGATTCCCTGACCACGAACGTAGATCAGTGTATTTGCTGTACCAAGGTCAACTGCGATGTCTACACCCATCCAGTTGCGGAAATTTGAAAATTTTGTAGCCATCTGCCCTCTCGTGCCTGAAAAGTGCTCTCAGGTCTTTGAAAACAATACTTTATCTGTTGCCCGAAAAACACTTTTTTTAGGGCGATGCAAAATCTATAAATTTTTGAGCCAATAGCACCCATTAATTGGCGTATCAGTGCTTTATTTTAAGGGGTTAGAACGAAGGAGCTAAAGCAGGACTTTTATTAAAATAAAAGAGAGCCAGACGATACTAATATCGGAATCGCCAATCTCCCTGGTCCAGATAGTTGTGATCTAATCTGAAGTCTCCAAATCCAGTTTCGTCTCTGAAAACAAATTGCTTCCCGATGAGATAATATTCCCACACTTGATATGGCTTCCTATCAATCTCAAATGGTCCCCGTTGAATTTCATCAGGAGGTCCAAATAGAATATAAATCATGCCTCGATCCGTTTTCCAGCCTTCCTGTACAACAGTGAAAGCTTCCATGGAGAAGGCTACACGTCTATAGTATTCTTCCATTAGCTCATTTTCCACAGTCCCGGGAGTGGGATCTAGTGCAGCCCAAAAAGCTTTGAATTTCTCAGTTTTTTCAAGCTCTGAGCCGATCATCATTTCTTTGATCTGGCGATCACTTGCAAGATACGTAAGCTGTTTAACAGCTTGGTCCATATCCTCCACCTCAAAATTGACACCTCTGATTCTAACTCTGAAATTTGTTTTCGTTATCACTCTGTTTCCCTGCACATCTTCAGCGGCAAAGAAAAGTGTATAGTTGGAATAATGCATATCAGTGAGAGGCACTGTAAAACTGAGGACAGAGTCGATTGATCCGATATGATCAATTAAAACCGTTTTATTCACTTTGGTTTCATCCTTCACCTTTAATTCATACTTGATCTTGAAAGGATGATTGTCACCAAGGAGACGAACCTTAAAGCTGAGTGTATCAATTATCTCATAAAAGGATTCATTCATGAGCAGCTTGGAGTTGCCTTC
This window harbors:
- a CDS encoding tetratricopeptide repeat protein → MYKRTFALILILALIIGCGGSKELQQELSEVKQDTQGTDSTLVVLDARLKEFSQEVKAMRETYNENHISLENLYKLNAESKRSIDELTSEVDAKLASERSRVDSVSSESRQTSDEQISGLQAEQAGIRESIAGLGTSIQNTQFQVDSIYAIMDPEKMAVLEENLLNIVSQFSLLDSSFSEFQLNVADHMMSSDDQLSTLELNAKVQDSSNYDILSQLVFLENKIISLTNSFNELMAMPSTTPNIVRTPMTQTPVQQSPARAKMDYETYKQHYIDALSSYQNGDFMGAIDAFEMLISNDSQNDYADNAQYWIGESYYALDEYSKAIEAFRKVMQFNDSNKAEDAQLKIGYSYLNSGDKARGYNELERLLDMFPESSYREKVKQILASR
- the rodA gene encoding rod shape-determining protein RodA; translation: MNIRSYVLLRFKELEWSTLILVILLSASGLLAIYSIEVQHESGAEYFFRQSIWTVVGLGLFLTAFFLPRKLIHNLTYPAYGVGIVLLLIPIMTKSGNEVSRWITLGNIGFQPSEFMKILLLLALAKYFADHKRRLSTVKELMTPVAMALGPTILVLVQPDLGTALVYFGILIVIIFWAGIKPLHFFLLLAPILSMLAAFQTLTFFLWMGIIIVVLYFNHLPFWTKILNFFINVGLGGITNLLWALLKPYQQQRILSMIDSDSDPLGAGYQVSQSLTAFGSGGPFGKGLGEGTQTHLKFLPEQHTDFIMTVIGEEFGFVGVLVVITLFYLLIAKLITQAYNSKFRFDSVILIGIASIYTFHVFVNLGMIVGIMPVTGIPLPFISYGGSFMVTSMILAGLSVNMSSVRRAVG
- the mrdA gene encoding penicillin-binding protein 2; its protein translation is MLQGRNIVEGWRSLLVHGLLALLFIILIGRYYYLMIVFHEKYAEKATANHIRAVPVLASRGVIYDREGNLIVDNAPSYTISVIPIEVKDKPESLERLSSVMGVSVEEINRRIVKNRRGSFAPAKVFSRVPFEKISHLQEHRLELIGVTYSIEPIRNYVSGLDLSHALGYTREINRDDLNRFKKDSDYQPGDQVGWKGMEKFYESELHGRRGFRYIEVNALGQEIGEVPDRAPINPIPGHDLILSIDSYIQAAVEKALADSSGSVVMLNHKTGEILAYASRPGYDLEMLSGRISSKDWDALMQDPRKPLYDRGIQGLYPAGSTLKPLAALYSLENHSNAKERTYVCHGSYRLGNRSFGCWKKGGHGKMNLHDAIQQSCNVYFYNLIQDIGIEDWALIAREFGFGQRAKIDIPGENKGLVPDTKYMNRKYGVNNWTRGNLLNIVVGQGDVLVTPLQLAQFAGMLAQRGTQFQPHFVNKIVSKNGTLIKEINSPSKNRVSASKDSWDFVQQAMWDVVNGKKGTAKAARQKDWDIYGKTGTAQNPHGEDHAWFIGFSLDERYPYSWAVLLENGGGGGGKAAPLIGKVLRTIAKRPS
- the mreD gene encoding rod shape-determining protein MreD — its product is MFGIIKNSILGLLVLIFQWMLGDIFSLYGLTPSFLVIFIIYIGLTNSQLHAIWLGFFLGFIIDALASTDMMGITALALSTVGYLSGIFHGRIVRIPVMVQYLLYTGFLLVFFLLTVMISLQDSQFSTGNIVFLVLLPKTLYTLALLSGSFIVLKVGAE
- the mreC gene encoding rod shape-determining protein MreC, which produces MATQAPSISRYKPLVNLIAAIALSLLIIASSGTAAMSRTRGLVLEASAYLYVPIQWVKTIFTIEKDYRELQQRHIKAQIDLNKSRTLLKENQRLRSMLGFKGDRKFNVIPANVLSDVGSHTMNSLTVDQGSEDGVTLLSGVVDAQAQLVGKVVAISANTALVQLVSDKNFRVSVREMRSRDVGILSYSLKTGYVIQDVPKNAEVIAGDSVVTSGFSDIFPEHIFVGWVSTISPVVEDYVKSVRVDLAADFNRIEEVFILK
- a CDS encoding rod shape-determining protein, whose product is MGVDIAVDLGTANTLIYVRGQGIVLNEPSIVAKSKSSGKVIAVGNEAKRMVGKVHQEIETIRPLRDGVIADFEMADSMLQGFLNKLPISKLARPRMIICVPSGITEVEKRAVKESAERRNAREVFLIEEPVAAAIGIGIDISEPVGNMIVDIGGGTTEIAIIALNGIVTKESLRVAGDEMDEAIIQHFKRDHNLLIGERTAESIKMNVGSALQGTDYKLSVKGRNMIAGIPKTIEVSSSEIRDALRDTIDLIVDAVKMCLERTPPELSSDLLDRGIILTGGGALLQGFDKRMRLEVDLPVNVAEYPLLSIVQGTGKVLDSIERYEDVLY
- a CDS encoding GWxTD domain-containing protein, with translation MKISLYTLLTVSLFVGCAEQTVNQENDLTLPDFSFIGLSEPLADKENIKVSVHVKIPYTELQFVRAGDHYLARYEVAVNLADKDKERIVGAIWSDSLLLSEYKDTRNNSNTITSVKSFTVPASQLTINVRVTDLYTKKSSILSDGVDQSKMYAGALSLGNIIIMDTGSEGNSKLLMNESFYEIIDTLSFKVRLLGDNHPFKIKYELKVKDETKVNKTVLIDHIGSIDSVLSFTVPLTDMHYSNYTLFFAAEDVQGNRVITKTNFRVRIRGVNFEVEDMDQAVKQLTYLASDRQIKEMMIGSELEKTEKFKAFWAALDPTPGTVENELMEEYYRRVAFSMEAFTVVQEGWKTDRGMIYILFGPPDEIQRGPFEIDRKPYQVWEYYLIGKQFVFRDETGFGDFRLDHNYLDQGDWRFRY